In Pseudomonas fluorescens, a genomic segment contains:
- a CDS encoding c-type cytochrome, with protein MKRKTIIGVVLAIGVVGLGFAFWMMWRPEIATVSQPLNADRETLDRGRRVVEAGDCAVCHTRPGGAYMAGGLPLVTPFGTLFTTNITPDPESGIGKWSLDAFERAMREGIARDGHFLYPAFPYVHYRKMSDADIADAYAYLMSVDPITYTAPQNHMVFPMNFRPLVSFWNLLFLHGDPLEPLPNQSAQWNRGRYLVEGAGHCSSCHSPLNLIGGEKSSERFNGGVVDGWTAPALRGMTEAQHPWNEAQLVAYLTGEVAEGHGAAAGPMLPVSLSIAQLPTEDAHAIAQYILDLKKTSSDAPSPPCTSGVKPSARALMGASLFDGACASCHGGAAPMRVIESRPALANTSAVMEDSPRNLIQTILQGIPMSSAASSHYMPAFAPSLDDTHVAALAEYLRNQSCANRPWTDLDKTIKSIRAQEQQP; from the coding sequence ATGAAGCGCAAAACGATCATCGGTGTCGTTCTGGCGATCGGCGTCGTGGGGTTAGGGTTTGCGTTCTGGATGATGTGGAGGCCGGAAATTGCCACGGTCAGCCAGCCCCTGAATGCCGATCGCGAAACCCTGGACAGAGGCCGCCGCGTCGTCGAAGCCGGAGACTGTGCGGTCTGTCACACACGGCCAGGAGGCGCCTACATGGCCGGCGGTTTGCCGCTGGTAACGCCTTTCGGAACCCTCTTCACCACCAACATTACACCGGACCCGGAGTCCGGTATCGGAAAGTGGTCGCTGGACGCCTTTGAACGGGCCATGCGTGAAGGCATCGCGCGTGACGGCCATTTCCTCTATCCGGCGTTCCCCTACGTGCATTATCGAAAGATGAGCGACGCCGATATCGCCGACGCCTATGCCTACCTGATGAGCGTGGACCCGATCACATACACCGCGCCGCAGAACCATATGGTCTTCCCCATGAACTTCCGTCCGCTGGTGTCCTTCTGGAACTTGTTGTTCCTGCATGGAGATCCGCTGGAGCCACTTCCCAACCAGTCAGCACAATGGAACCGCGGACGCTACCTGGTCGAGGGAGCGGGACATTGTTCATCCTGCCATTCGCCCCTGAATCTGATTGGCGGGGAAAAAAGCAGCGAACGGTTCAACGGTGGTGTCGTCGACGGCTGGACAGCCCCTGCCCTGCGCGGAATGACCGAGGCGCAACACCCCTGGAACGAAGCCCAGTTGGTCGCCTATCTGACGGGCGAGGTCGCCGAAGGACACGGCGCAGCAGCGGGCCCGATGTTGCCGGTCAGTCTGAGCATCGCGCAATTGCCGACGGAAGATGCCCATGCCATCGCGCAGTACATTCTCGACCTCAAGAAAACCTCATCGGATGCCCCATCGCCGCCCTGCACTTCTGGGGTCAAGCCCAGCGCCAGAGCACTTATGGGCGCCTCATTGTTCGACGGCGCCTGCGCGAGTTGCCACGGCGGCGCGGCGCCGATGCGCGTCATTGAATCGCGGCCGGCGCTGGCGAACACCTCGGCGGTGATGGAGGACTCGCCACGCAATTTGATCCAGACCATCCTGCAGGGCATCCCCATGTCCAGCGCCGCTTCCAGCCACTACATGCCTGCCTTCGCCCCTAGCCTGGACGACACCCATGTGGCTGCACTTGCCGAGTACTTGCGCAACCAAAGTTGCGCGAACCGTCCCTGGACGGATCTCGATAAGACCATCAAAAGCATTCGGGCTCAGGAGCAGCAACCGTGA
- a CDS encoding DsbA family oxidoreductase: protein MSLHSSTIQVTYDFICPWCWIGEEHLERALAASGLSTDRPIGFLPYQLNPDMPVQGMDRKVYRSGKFGSWARSQAMDAQVTHAGKAVGLEFDYERVKKTPNTLAAHRLVWREQQAGRDASTLVKAIFKAYFGEGRDIGDLTILADIAAETGQDRAVIVDFLKSDEGTAEVLKLEAQTKASGVRSVPSIQIADDVISGAQPVEIMTRILKRSEAA, encoded by the coding sequence ATGAGTTTGCACTCATCCACAATTCAAGTGACTTACGACTTCATCTGCCCATGGTGCTGGATCGGTGAGGAACATCTCGAACGCGCTCTGGCTGCTTCGGGTTTATCAACGGACCGCCCCATCGGCTTCCTGCCTTATCAGTTGAACCCTGACATGCCCGTTCAAGGCATGGATCGCAAAGTCTATCGCTCTGGCAAATTCGGCAGTTGGGCACGTAGCCAGGCGATGGACGCACAGGTCACCCACGCGGGTAAGGCGGTCGGGCTTGAGTTCGATTACGAGCGAGTCAAAAAAACGCCCAACACCCTGGCCGCGCATCGGTTGGTATGGCGCGAGCAACAGGCGGGTCGAGACGCGTCGACGCTGGTCAAGGCCATTTTCAAGGCGTACTTCGGCGAGGGGCGGGATATCGGCGACCTCACGATACTGGCCGACATCGCCGCCGAAACCGGGCAGGACCGAGCGGTTATTGTCGACTTTCTCAAGTCCGATGAAGGCACGGCTGAAGTCTTGAAGCTCGAAGCCCAAACCAAGGCATCCGGTGTGCGCTCGGTGCCCAGCATTCAGATCGCAGATGACGTGATCAGTGGCGCCCAGCCCGTCGAAATAATGACCCGGATACTGAAACGAAGCGAAGCCGCTTAA
- a CDS encoding alkene reductase, giving the protein MTHHLFSPIKLGQLTLKHRVAMAPLTRSRAGQPGNVPTSMNVEYYRQRASAALIITEATQISQQGQGYAWTPGIHSDEQIQGWKAVSEAVHAEGGRIFLQLWHVGRVSHPVFQPNGGLPVAPTAQPVPGKTFILNEEGEGVWGDVPVPQALDIPGIEAIVADFRKAARNAILAGMDGVEIHAGNGYLLDQFINSASNQRSDRYGGSIENRARLLLEVVDAVTAQVGAERVAVRLTPMGRFMGMGDDTPEQTFGYIASRLNHWNLAYLHLVEPMMVGTVLDESNDPRWDAIIKQLRNDFHGVLMLAGGYSGETAEQAIAQGRADLIAFGRPFIANPDLPARLRGRNELNVADGNSFFGGDAKGYIDYPVLA; this is encoded by the coding sequence ATGACTCATCACTTGTTCAGCCCGATCAAACTTGGCCAACTCACCCTCAAGCACCGCGTCGCCATGGCGCCTCTGACTCGTTCGCGGGCGGGGCAACCTGGCAACGTACCGACATCGATGAACGTCGAGTACTACCGTCAGCGTGCCAGTGCCGCATTGATCATTACCGAGGCTACGCAGATTTCGCAGCAGGGCCAGGGTTACGCCTGGACCCCCGGCATCCATAGCGACGAGCAGATCCAGGGCTGGAAGGCGGTCAGCGAGGCCGTGCACGCAGAAGGCGGGCGCATTTTCCTGCAGCTCTGGCATGTGGGGCGAGTGTCGCACCCGGTGTTCCAGCCCAACGGCGGCTTGCCGGTGGCGCCCACCGCGCAACCGGTACCCGGCAAGACCTTCATACTCAATGAAGAGGGCGAGGGCGTATGGGGTGATGTACCTGTCCCTCAAGCGCTGGACATTCCAGGAATCGAAGCGATCGTTGCCGACTTCCGCAAGGCCGCTCGCAACGCGATCCTGGCGGGTATGGACGGTGTGGAAATTCACGCCGGCAATGGTTACCTGCTCGACCAATTCATCAACAGCGCCAGCAATCAGCGAAGTGATCGCTACGGTGGAAGTATCGAAAACCGTGCCCGGTTGCTGCTTGAAGTCGTGGACGCCGTGACCGCGCAAGTAGGCGCCGAACGCGTAGCTGTCCGCCTGACACCGATGGGACGTTTCATGGGGATGGGCGATGACACCCCGGAACAAACCTTTGGCTACATCGCATCCCGGCTCAATCACTGGAATCTCGCGTACCTGCACCTGGTAGAACCGATGATGGTTGGCACAGTGCTCGATGAAAGTAACGACCCACGCTGGGACGCGATCATCAAGCAACTGCGTAATGACTTCCACGGCGTTCTGATGTTGGCGGGAGGCTACTCCGGCGAAACGGCCGAACAGGCCATTGCGCAGGGCCGTGCGGACCTCATCGCGTTTGGTCGCCCGTTCATTGCCAACCCCGACTTACCGGCTCGCTTGCGCGGTCGCAACGAACTCAACGTGGCTGACGGCAACAGCTTTTTTGGTGGCGACGCCAAGGGGTACATCGACTATCCGGTGTTGGCATAA
- a CDS encoding FAD binding domain-containing protein: MKRSGVPKALVIGGSLGGLFAATALRAIGWQVDIYERSPAAMDSRGGGIVLQADVLHHFRYAGIHPAGALGVRSHDRLYLDRVGSIVHKEPMPQTQTSWNTLYSALFSAFPAEHYHRGKTLVDLTQNEHRVTATFADGGSAEGDLLIGADGAGSTVRSMVLPGAVPTYSGYVVWRGLVDEEQLPDFAKTQLYEDFVFQQDPESLMLEYMVPGVNGSVNPGERRFNWLWYLKAAQGPELDAVLTDRNGHRRSHSIPPGALATGQDAYIREMGERQANPAFRELIRQTKDIFVQAILDLNVPQMVFGRVLLTGDAAFVPRPHTAGSTAKAARNALSLAQTIDDSGDLDHALLAWQRQQLAEGKRMADWGVNMGNRIMGIAQA; encoded by the coding sequence ATGAAGCGTTCAGGTGTTCCGAAGGCCTTGGTCATTGGTGGTTCCCTGGGAGGGCTGTTCGCCGCCACGGCGTTGCGCGCGATTGGTTGGCAGGTCGATATTTACGAGCGATCCCCTGCGGCGATGGACAGTCGTGGCGGGGGCATCGTTTTGCAGGCGGATGTCCTGCACCATTTTCGCTATGCGGGCATTCATCCGGCAGGTGCGCTCGGCGTCCGGTCCCATGATCGTCTCTATCTGGATCGAGTCGGTAGCATCGTGCATAAAGAGCCGATGCCGCAAACCCAGACGTCCTGGAATACGTTATACAGCGCATTATTTTCTGCGTTTCCTGCCGAGCATTATCACCGTGGCAAGACGTTGGTGGATCTGACCCAGAATGAGCACAGGGTGACTGCGACTTTTGCAGATGGCGGCAGTGCAGAGGGTGACCTGCTGATTGGTGCCGATGGCGCGGGTTCAACCGTACGAAGCATGGTGCTGCCTGGAGCGGTACCTACTTATTCGGGGTATGTGGTGTGGCGTGGGCTGGTCGATGAAGAGCAACTTCCAGACTTCGCCAAAACGCAGCTTTACGAGGACTTTGTTTTTCAACAGGACCCTGAATCGCTGATGCTGGAATACATGGTCCCGGGCGTGAATGGCTCCGTTAATCCTGGCGAGCGTCGGTTCAATTGGCTGTGGTATTTGAAAGCTGCACAAGGGCCGGAACTGGACGCTGTGCTCACTGACCGCAATGGCCATCGGCGTAGTCACTCCATTCCACCCGGGGCCTTGGCCACGGGGCAGGATGCTTACATTCGGGAAATGGGTGAGCGGCAGGCGAACCCGGCTTTTCGGGAACTGATTCGCCAGACCAAGGATATTTTTGTGCAGGCGATCCTTGATCTCAACGTCCCGCAAATGGTGTTTGGCCGTGTGCTGTTGACGGGGGATGCCGCTTTTGTGCCGCGTCCTCATACCGCCGGAAGCACGGCCAAGGCCGCCCGCAATGCACTGTCCCTGGCGCAAACAATCGATGACAGCGGCGACCTCGATCATGCACTGCTGGCCTGGCAGCGACAGCAACTTGCAGAAGGCAAGCGCATGGCGGATTGGGGAGTGAATATGGGCAATCGGATCATGGGCATCGCGCAAGCCTGA